In Aestuariibaculum lutulentum, one DNA window encodes the following:
- a CDS encoding HAD family hydrolase, giving the protein MINTLIFDFGNVFINLDIEGNLQYAFEKFKIDNFSDEMLAFNSFYEQGLISTEELLEFYNDNFPHLSNQELIDIWNFMLKDFPKHRLEFLQQLKKEGKYKLILLSNTNDLHIDWIKEQVPFFEEFKTCFDQFYLSHEIQLRKPNKDIFEFVLNENKLKASECFFVDDNTDNCKTAETLGIKTWNINPKTEDVCTLFKTEANIF; this is encoded by the coding sequence ATGATTAATACCCTGATATTCGATTTCGGGAACGTTTTCATTAATTTAGATATTGAAGGCAATTTACAATACGCCTTCGAAAAATTTAAAATCGATAACTTTTCAGATGAAATGTTAGCTTTCAATAGTTTTTACGAACAAGGCTTAATTTCTACCGAAGAACTTCTTGAATTTTACAACGACAACTTTCCGCATCTGTCAAACCAAGAATTAATTGATATCTGGAATTTTATGCTAAAAGATTTCCCAAAACACCGTTTAGAATTTCTTCAACAATTAAAAAAAGAAGGTAAGTACAAACTCATCTTATTAAGCAATACCAACGATCTACATATCGACTGGATTAAAGAGCAGGTTCCGTTTTTCGAAGAGTTTAAAACCTGTTTCGACCAGTTTTATTTATCACATGAAATTCAATTAAGAAAACCTAATAAAGACATTTTTGAATTTGTCTTAAACGAAAACAAACTAAAGGCCAGCGAATGCTTCTTTGTTGATGATAATACCGACAACTGTAAAACTGCGGAAACCTTAGGCATTAAAACCTGGAACATCAATCCGAAAACAGAAGATGTCTGCACACTATTCAAAACGGAAGCCAATATATTTTAA
- a CDS encoding IMPACT family protein, which translates to MDNSDLYKTIKAPVEGILYKDKNSKFFGYAFPVSNEEEIKEHIETLKKEHHSARHWCYAYQIGTENISYRANDDGEPSNSAGMPIYGQIQSFEVTNTLIVVVRYFGGVKLGVGGLISAYRTAAQMTLEEAKIIEKTINKDFLITFDYKNMNTVMRIIKEKNLNITHQKLELDCQITISVRKTEADSVFNTFDHLFEIKILEI; encoded by the coding sequence TTGGACAATTCAGATTTATACAAAACCATAAAAGCACCTGTTGAAGGCATACTATACAAAGACAAAAACAGCAAGTTTTTCGGTTATGCTTTCCCCGTTTCTAACGAAGAAGAAATTAAAGAACACATTGAAACCTTAAAAAAAGAACACCATTCGGCAAGGCATTGGTGTTACGCCTACCAAATAGGTACTGAAAATATCAGCTACAGAGCAAATGATGATGGCGAACCGAGCAATTCTGCAGGCATGCCCATATACGGACAAATTCAATCTTTCGAGGTTACTAACACTTTAATTGTTGTTGTTCGTTACTTTGGCGGTGTAAAATTAGGTGTTGGTGGATTAATTAGCGCATACCGAACCGCTGCACAAATGACACTCGAGGAAGCCAAAATCATAGAAAAGACAATTAATAAAGATTTCCTTATCACTTTTGACTATAAAAACATGAATACAGTGATGCGTATTATCAAGGAAAAAAACCTGAACATTACGCATCAAAAATTAGAATTAGATTGCCAAATTACCATCTCGGTAAGGAAGACCGAAGCCGATTCTGTTTTTAACACCTTCGATCACCTTTTTGAAATAAAAATTTTAGAAATTTAG